One stretch of Streptomyces sp. A2-16 DNA includes these proteins:
- a CDS encoding Rrf2 family transcriptional regulator, producing the protein MRISARADYAVRAALQLAASRDDGPLKAEAIADAQDIPHKFLESILNDMRRGGLVLSQRGGNGGYRLARPAESISIADVIRTVEGPLVSVRGVRPPDLSYTGPAESLLPLWIALRSNVREILEGVSLADVASAQLPSDVSALTNTPGAWINP; encoded by the coding sequence ATGCGGATCTCAGCCAGGGCGGACTACGCGGTACGTGCCGCGCTGCAGCTCGCAGCGTCACGGGATGACGGGCCACTGAAAGCCGAGGCCATCGCCGACGCTCAGGACATCCCACACAAATTCCTCGAAAGCATCCTGAACGACATGCGCCGCGGCGGGCTCGTACTCAGTCAGCGCGGCGGCAACGGCGGCTACCGGCTGGCCAGGCCGGCCGAGTCCATCAGCATCGCCGACGTCATCCGTACCGTGGAGGGACCACTCGTCTCGGTGCGCGGGGTGCGCCCTCCCGACCTTTCCTACACCGGCCCCGCCGAGTCGCTGCTGCCGTTGTGGATCGCGCTACGTTCCAACGTGCGCGAGATCCTCGAGGGCGTGTCGCTCGCCGACGTCGCGTCGGCCCAACTGCCCAGCGACGTGTCCGCGTTGACCAACACCCCAGGTGCCTGGATAAACCCCTGA
- a CDS encoding acyl-CoA dehydrogenase family protein codes for MGLATAPSGPASESDRTRPGRAHWLRVARETADDLATDAADREHAGKAPFDEVSRLREAGLLTLLVPDELGGGGADWPTAYAVVREVAAADGAIGQLLGCHYFLSWYARFFTEPALAAQIERRSAAEQWCWGGGFASEEPPLTLTRKARGHVLDGRQTYTTGVQVADRLVVRAERADTGEPVAVVVDPAHHGVTIEGDADTFGQRLAAGGSVEFDAVPVVAEDMLGSLSADEDVLSPLTALASPVGRLLSVQLLLGMTEGVLAEAREYSRAGHSPWHPAWQAGSSQDPQTLTTYGELTVLARAASALTEQAVEAVHGGLAHGQDLTYDEYADISVLVSVAEVAANRAAQESTTRALDIIGSRSASSRLGFDRFWRNARTHTLYEPAAHRLRDVGDYFLNGAHPPFVLPV; via the coding sequence ATGGGCCTTGCCACTGCGCCGTCCGGACCCGCCTCGGAATCCGACCGGACCAGGCCCGGCCGTGCGCACTGGCTGCGGGTGGCCCGCGAGACGGCGGACGACCTGGCCACGGACGCGGCGGACAGGGAGCATGCGGGCAAGGCCCCGTTCGACGAGGTGTCCCGGCTGCGCGAAGCCGGACTGCTGACGCTCCTCGTACCGGACGAGCTCGGGGGAGGTGGCGCGGACTGGCCCACGGCGTACGCCGTCGTACGGGAGGTCGCCGCCGCCGACGGCGCGATCGGTCAACTGCTCGGCTGTCACTACTTCCTGTCGTGGTACGCCCGGTTCTTCACCGAGCCCGCTCTCGCCGCTCAGATCGAGCGGAGGTCCGCGGCGGAGCAGTGGTGCTGGGGCGGCGGTTTCGCCTCTGAAGAACCGCCTCTGACCCTGACCAGGAAAGCCAGGGGCCATGTGCTCGACGGTCGGCAGACCTACACCACCGGGGTCCAGGTCGCCGACCGCCTCGTCGTGCGGGCCGAGCGGGCCGACACTGGCGAACCAGTCGCCGTGGTCGTCGATCCCGCTCATCACGGCGTAACGATCGAGGGCGACGCCGACACCTTCGGCCAGCGGCTCGCGGCCGGCGGCAGCGTGGAGTTCGACGCCGTACCGGTCGTCGCCGAGGACATGCTCGGCTCCCTGTCCGCGGACGAGGATGTCCTGTCACCTCTCACCGCTCTCGCATCGCCGGTCGGACGTCTCCTCTCCGTCCAGCTCCTTCTCGGCATGACTGAGGGAGTGCTCGCGGAAGCGCGTGAGTACAGCAGGGCGGGCCACTCACCCTGGCATCCCGCCTGGCAGGCCGGCTCTTCCCAGGATCCGCAGACACTGACCACCTACGGGGAACTCACCGTCCTCGCCCGCGCCGCCTCCGCGCTCACCGAGCAAGCGGTGGAAGCCGTGCACGGCGGACTGGCCCACGGCCAGGACCTCACCTACGACGAGTACGCGGACATCTCGGTCCTGGTGAGCGTGGCCGAAGTCGCCGCGAACAGGGCCGCACAGGAGTCCACCACCCGCGCCCTCGACATCATCGGCTCCCGCTCCGCGTCCTCACGGCTGGGCTTCGACCGCTTCTGGCGCAATGCCCGTACGCACACTCTGTACGAGCCTGCCGCCCACCGGCTCCGCGATGTCGGGGACTACTTCCTCAACGGCGCGCACCCTCCGTTCGTCCTGCCTGTGTGA
- a CDS encoding winged helix-turn-helix domain-containing protein has protein sequence MTTALPAQATPPDSSLPDIRRLRLVDDTTQSGTEQHGSTPLVGYLVLVPEGTDPTQLFAKDVPRPEIRPVVYTDSPPVQQSGDGVVRIDPARRVAELDGRELDLTYLEFGLLARLVLHPHQVHSREQLMAGVWGYDHIGDGRTVDVHIARLRRKLGRAHRHHIVTVRRVGYKYAPDQPESPNTAPCRRP, from the coding sequence ATGACCACGGCACTTCCGGCCCAGGCCACTCCACCGGATTCATCCCTCCCGGACATACGCCGTCTCCGCCTCGTGGACGACACCACGCAGAGCGGTACGGAGCAACACGGTTCCACCCCCCTTGTCGGCTACCTCGTGCTCGTTCCCGAGGGCACCGACCCCACCCAGCTCTTCGCCAAGGACGTGCCACGTCCGGAGATCCGACCGGTGGTCTACACGGACTCACCTCCCGTGCAGCAGTCGGGAGACGGTGTCGTGCGCATCGACCCCGCTCGACGTGTGGCAGAACTGGACGGACGTGAACTCGACCTCACCTACCTGGAATTCGGGCTGCTGGCCCGTCTCGTTCTGCATCCCCACCAGGTGCACTCGCGCGAGCAGTTGATGGCCGGCGTCTGGGGCTACGACCACATCGGCGACGGCCGCACCGTGGACGTCCACATCGCGCGACTGCGCCGCAAGCTGGGCAGGGCTCACCGGCACCACATCGTCACCGTGCGGCGCGTGGGCTACAAGTACGCGCCCGACCAGCCGGAAAGCCCCAACACCGCACCGTGCCGCCGACCTTGA
- a CDS encoding MurR/RpiR family transcriptional regulator, producing MSEGAGTDMPAVGTFARLHQLFESRRLTPTQRRIAHCLVQRAAEVPFLSSVELAQLAGVSQPSVTRFAIALGFDGYPGLRSHVRELSPPGTGSDQEPNNPYQQAVQTEIDNLRHLATLLADPGPIRRAGRLLAASRPLPVLGLRASAAPARGFAYFAAKIHPDVRLLDEGGSLLADRVDAARHAGASALLCFALPRHPRETLSALSHAHDTGLTVVTIADGTFAPVAAHSDLLLPAAVGTGLVFDTVSAPTMLGQVLLEAMCDALPDAQVHLEEFDARAAARGLFVD from the coding sequence ATGAGTGAAGGTGCCGGCACCGACATGCCTGCTGTCGGCACCTTCGCTCGGCTGCACCAGCTCTTCGAAAGCCGTCGCCTCACCCCGACGCAGCGTCGCATCGCCCACTGCCTGGTGCAGCGAGCGGCGGAGGTGCCCTTTCTGTCGAGCGTCGAACTGGCTCAACTGGCCGGCGTGAGCCAGCCGTCGGTGACCCGTTTCGCGATCGCCCTCGGCTTCGACGGATATCCGGGGCTGCGCAGTCATGTGCGAGAACTCTCGCCTCCCGGAACCGGCTCGGACCAGGAGCCGAACAACCCGTACCAGCAAGCGGTGCAGACCGAGATCGACAACCTGCGGCACCTGGCGACCCTGCTCGCAGATCCGGGGCCCATCAGGCGCGCCGGCCGGCTGCTCGCCGCCTCCCGGCCACTGCCGGTGCTCGGGCTGCGTGCCTCCGCCGCTCCGGCGCGGGGCTTTGCCTACTTCGCCGCGAAGATCCACCCCGACGTGCGCCTGCTCGACGAGGGCGGTTCCCTGCTCGCCGACCGTGTCGACGCGGCCCGGCACGCCGGCGCGAGCGCGCTCCTGTGCTTCGCGCTGCCCCGCCATCCGCGGGAGACCCTCTCCGCACTCAGCCACGCCCATGACACGGGGCTGACCGTGGTGACGATCGCCGACGGCACGTTCGCCCCGGTGGCCGCCCACAGCGATCTGCTCCTGCCGGCGGCCGTGGGGACGGGCCTGGTGTTCGACACCGTGAGCGCCCCCACGATGCTGGGTCAGGTCCTCCTGGAAGCGATGTGCGACGCCCTTCCGGACGCCCAGGTCCACCTGGAGGAGTTCGACGCGCGGGCCGCGGCGCGGGGGCTGTTCGTCGACTGA
- a CDS encoding ABC transporter substrate-binding protein, translating to MSPKRAVYRAAAFGLIAAFSLTACGDGGDSDSNPLTGSSSAAAGDGKTLVVGSANFPENQLLAEIYAEALEAKGLKVTRKFDIGAREVYYDQIVKGGISVFPEYNGALLAVAVDKTSTATGTEEINAELKKKLPSSVEILDSAEAQDKDSVTVTAETAKKYNLKTLADLKPVAGKLTLGAGSEFKTRQQGWIGLQKIYGVEFGKFQPLDAGAQSTLLKLLESDKVQAANIYTTDPAIVEDKLVVLEDPKNLFSSQNVTPLVYKSAVNDTAKAALNGVSAKLTTADLQDMMKKLVNDKEDASTVAKEWLTKAGLVN from the coding sequence ATGAGCCCCAAGAGAGCTGTGTACCGCGCCGCCGCGTTCGGCCTGATCGCCGCCTTCTCGCTGACCGCCTGCGGTGATGGCGGCGACAGCGACAGCAACCCGCTGACGGGCAGCAGCAGTGCCGCAGCCGGCGACGGCAAGACCCTCGTCGTCGGCTCGGCGAACTTCCCCGAGAACCAGCTGCTCGCCGAGATCTACGCCGAGGCACTGGAAGCCAAGGGCCTGAAGGTGACGCGCAAGTTCGACATCGGAGCCCGTGAGGTCTACTACGACCAGATCGTCAAGGGCGGCATCAGCGTCTTCCCCGAGTACAACGGCGCCCTGCTGGCAGTGGCGGTCGACAAGACGAGCACCGCGACCGGCACCGAGGAGATCAACGCCGAGCTGAAGAAGAAGCTCCCGTCGTCGGTGGAGATCCTCGACTCCGCCGAGGCCCAGGACAAGGACTCGGTCACGGTCACCGCGGAGACCGCCAAGAAGTACAACCTCAAGACCCTCGCCGACCTCAAGCCCGTCGCCGGCAAGCTGACTCTCGGCGCCGGATCGGAGTTCAAGACCCGTCAGCAGGGCTGGATCGGTCTGCAGAAGATCTACGGCGTCGAGTTCGGGAAGTTCCAGCCGCTCGACGCGGGCGCCCAGAGCACCCTGCTGAAGCTGCTGGAGTCCGACAAGGTGCAGGCCGCCAACATCTACACGACCGACCCTGCCATCGTCGAGGACAAGCTGGTGGTCCTGGAGGACCCGAAGAACCTCTTCTCCTCGCAGAACGTCACGCCCCTCGTCTACAAGTCCGCGGTCAACGACACGGCCAAGGCGGCGCTCAACGGCGTCTCCGCCAAGCTCACCACCGCCGACCTGCAGGACATGATGAAGAAGCTCGTCAACGACAAGGAGGACGCCAGCACGGTCGCGAAGGAGTGGCTGACGAAGGCCGGCCTCGTGAACTGA
- a CDS encoding ABC transporter permease, with the protein MNDFLNQVRLVGEWLTSSQQWHGDDGIPHRLLEHLTYSGVSLLFAALIGLTFGLLVGHTGRGAFAVASVANLARAIPTFGLVVLVVTLAGLSTTPVLVALVALAVPPILINTFEGVRGVDPATRDAARGVGMTEWEVLVRVEVPMALPLILLGLRIAAIQVVATATVAAYPGLGGLGRFIVDGLSRNDYQLVIGGSAVVVLLALVVQIVFTALRRVIVSPGLRAPASRS; encoded by the coding sequence ATGAACGATTTCCTGAACCAGGTCCGGCTCGTGGGGGAATGGCTGACGTCCTCACAGCAGTGGCACGGCGACGACGGCATCCCCCACCGGCTCCTGGAACACCTCACCTACAGCGGGGTGTCGCTGCTGTTCGCCGCCCTGATCGGGCTGACGTTCGGGCTGCTCGTCGGGCACACCGGGCGCGGCGCGTTCGCCGTGGCCAGCGTCGCCAACCTCGCGCGGGCCATCCCCACCTTCGGTCTGGTGGTCCTCGTCGTCACGCTCGCCGGGCTGAGCACCACACCGGTGCTGGTCGCCCTGGTCGCGCTGGCGGTCCCGCCGATCCTCATCAACACCTTCGAGGGCGTACGAGGTGTGGACCCCGCCACCAGGGACGCGGCGCGCGGGGTCGGCATGACCGAGTGGGAGGTGCTGGTACGGGTGGAGGTGCCGATGGCGCTGCCGCTGATCCTCCTCGGCCTCAGGATCGCCGCGATCCAGGTCGTGGCCACCGCGACCGTCGCGGCCTACCCCGGCCTCGGTGGCCTGGGCCGCTTCATCGTCGACGGACTCTCCCGCAACGACTACCAGCTCGTCATCGGCGGTTCCGCCGTCGTCGTCCTCCTGGCGCTCGTCGTCCAGATCGTCTTCACCGCGCTGCGGCGCGTCATCGTCTCGCCGGGCCTGCGGGCCCCGGCGTCCAGATCCTGA
- a CDS encoding ABC transporter permease: MSDGEPLVRWQWIGDHAGELADYTGVHLRLGLLPVLFGLIISVPLGIACHRWRWLYPPVLTVANILYSIPSLALFMIFVRYTGLTERTVMIPLTLYTLSVLVPNVVDGLASVPEPVRQAATALGFGTVRRVVQVELPIAVPVVIAGVRVAAVSSISLVAVGQLIGQGGLGYYITRGLQLDFPTPIVTAIVLIMLLALTTDALLVLAQRLLTPWSRSKVTSS; this comes from the coding sequence ATGAGCGACGGTGAGCCGCTGGTCCGGTGGCAGTGGATCGGCGATCACGCCGGCGAGCTGGCCGACTACACCGGCGTGCATCTGAGACTGGGCCTGCTGCCGGTGCTGTTCGGGCTGATCATCTCGGTGCCGCTCGGGATCGCATGTCATCGCTGGCGCTGGCTCTATCCGCCGGTGCTGACGGTTGCCAACATCCTTTACTCGATACCGTCACTGGCCCTGTTCATGATCTTCGTCCGCTACACGGGGCTGACCGAACGCACGGTGATGATCCCGCTGACGCTGTACACGCTGTCGGTTCTGGTGCCCAACGTCGTGGACGGCCTCGCCTCGGTCCCCGAACCGGTCCGGCAGGCCGCCACCGCACTGGGATTCGGCACGGTACGCCGAGTCGTCCAGGTCGAACTCCCGATCGCCGTACCCGTCGTCATAGCCGGTGTACGCGTCGCCGCCGTCTCGTCCATCAGTCTCGTCGCCGTCGGCCAACTGATCGGACAGGGCGGCCTCGGCTACTACATCACCCGCGGCCTCCAGCTCGACTTCCCGACCCCGATCGTGACCGCGATCGTGCTCATCATGCTGCTCGCGCTCACCACCGACGCGCTGCTGGTTCTCGCTCAGCGGCTGCTCACCCCGTGGTCCCGGAGCAAGGTGACGTCGTCATGA
- a CDS encoding ABC transporter ATP-binding protein — translation MIRFDAVSKNYPNGTTAVDELSLELAEGGITVLVGPSGCGKTTTLRMINRMVEPTAGTVSLRGRDIREVHAPELRRGIGYVIQHAGLFPHRTILDNIATVPLLLGWSRKKARARAAELLELVGLPAEMAKRYPNQLSGGQQQRVGVARALGADPPVLLMDEPFSAVDPIVRAELQAEFIRLQKELHKTIVFVTHDIDEAIKLGDNIAVFRTGGKLAQFDTPERLLAHPADDFVAGFVGQDRGIRRLSFVKAAEVPLRHGPVLPATTPVAQARAAGEPWLLVVDDARRPLGWAASADLPESGTLADTPLTPLGHTFSLAGDSARAALDSALLSPARLAVGVDADGAVVGVADAHELSVVAAAEAAETAANGEKADGDDR, via the coding sequence CGAACTGTCCCTGGAGCTCGCCGAGGGCGGCATCACGGTCCTGGTCGGTCCCTCCGGCTGCGGCAAGACCACCACCCTGCGCATGATCAACCGCATGGTCGAGCCGACCGCCGGGACGGTGAGCCTGCGCGGCCGGGACATCCGCGAGGTCCACGCCCCCGAGCTGCGCCGTGGCATCGGGTACGTCATCCAGCACGCGGGGCTGTTCCCGCACCGCACCATCCTCGACAACATAGCCACCGTCCCGCTGCTCCTCGGCTGGAGCCGGAAGAAGGCGCGGGCACGGGCGGCGGAACTGCTGGAACTGGTCGGGCTGCCGGCGGAGATGGCCAAGCGCTACCCGAACCAGCTCTCCGGCGGGCAGCAGCAGCGCGTCGGGGTGGCCAGAGCGCTGGGCGCCGACCCGCCGGTGCTGCTGATGGACGAGCCGTTCAGCGCGGTCGACCCGATCGTCCGGGCGGAGCTGCAGGCGGAGTTCATCCGGCTGCAGAAGGAGCTGCACAAGACGATCGTGTTCGTCACCCACGACATCGACGAGGCGATCAAACTCGGCGACAACATCGCGGTCTTCCGGACCGGCGGAAAGCTCGCCCAGTTCGACACCCCCGAGCGGCTCCTCGCCCACCCGGCCGACGACTTCGTCGCCGGATTCGTGGGGCAGGACCGTGGCATTCGCCGGCTGTCCTTCGTCAAGGCCGCCGAGGTGCCGCTGCGCCACGGTCCGGTCCTGCCGGCCACCACTCCCGTCGCGCAGGCCCGCGCGGCCGGTGAGCCCTGGCTGCTCGTCGTCGACGACGCCCGGCGACCGCTCGGCTGGGCCGCGTCCGCCGACCTGCCCGAGAGCGGCACGCTGGCCGACACGCCTCTGACGCCCCTCGGCCACACATTCAGCCTCGCCGGAGACTCGGCACGGGCTGCCCTCGACTCCGCGCTCCTGTCGCCCGCCCGGCTCGCGGTGGGGGTCGACGCGGACGGCGCGGTCGTCGGGGTCGCCGACGCCCATGAGCTGTCCGTCGTGGCGGCCGCCGAAGCCGCCGAGACGGCGGCCAACGGTGAGAAGGCCGACGGTGATGACCGATGA